From one Chloroflexota bacterium genomic stretch:
- a CDS encoding DsbA family protein, producing MERLKQARDVRVRWMSYELRPEREYTPEEQQAMAAYKQKVAAGWPRVVAMAETYGLKFGARNANSKSRLALEAAKFAEDAGRDAEYVPLLFSAHFVEGRDLSDRAVLVELAQAAGMDGAALDQALRARDYKTRVEQELALGFMYRLSGVPAFIIGSKYLVTGAQPLELLTQVVDKCIAEGATV from the coding sequence TTGGAACGCTTAAAGCAGGCGCGCGATGTGCGCGTGCGGTGGATGTCATACGAACTGCGCCCGGAGCGCGAGTACACGCCCGAGGAGCAGCAGGCCATGGCGGCCTACAAGCAGAAAGTGGCGGCCGGCTGGCCGCGCGTCGTCGCGATGGCCGAGACGTACGGGCTCAAGTTCGGCGCGCGCAACGCGAACAGCAAATCACGGCTGGCGCTCGAAGCGGCCAAATTCGCGGAGGATGCCGGTCGTGACGCGGAGTACGTGCCGCTGCTGTTCAGCGCCCACTTCGTCGAAGGCCGCGACCTGAGCGATCGCGCCGTGCTGGTCGAACTGGCGCAGGCTGCCGGCATGGACGGCGCCGCGCTCGACCAGGCGCTGCGGGCGCGCGATTACAAGACACGCGTCGAGCAGGAATTGGCGCTCGGCTTCATGTATCGCTTGAGCGGCGTGCCCGCCTTCATCATCGGCAGCAAATACCTCGTCACTGGTGCGCAGCCGCTCGAATTGCTCACGCAGGTCGTGGACAAGTGCATCGCGGAGGGCGCGACGGTCTGA
- a CDS encoding D-cysteine desulfhydrase family protein: protein MIEKMPRARIAHLPTPLDEASRLSAALGGPRILIKRDDMTGLAFGGNKTRKLEYLIGDALQKGADSVYTAGAPQSNHCRQTAAAARKAGLRCVLFFMPGHHDEPQGNVLLDYLLKAEIVHSEAESADAVLAEMNALAEKERQQGRKPYIVPVGGSNGVGTLGYVSLVLELANQLFERGISVDRVYFSSGSGGTQGGLLLGKRLYHAPYRLIGVSPGRDAAGVTENVVRTANEGAQVLGAPTKFSAADVEVYDQFTGPAYGVPTPESQEAIRLFAETEGVILDPVYTAKAAAGMIHDIRSGKIGKDETVMFIHTGGMPALFAYHAETMSALRAG, encoded by the coding sequence ATGATCGAGAAGATGCCCCGCGCGCGCATCGCGCACCTCCCGACGCCGCTGGATGAGGCGTCGCGCTTGTCGGCCGCGCTCGGCGGCCCGCGCATCCTGATCAAGCGCGACGACATGACCGGGCTCGCCTTCGGCGGCAACAAGACGCGCAAGCTGGAGTACCTGATCGGCGATGCGCTGCAGAAAGGCGCCGACTCCGTCTACACCGCCGGCGCGCCGCAGTCGAACCACTGCCGGCAGACGGCCGCCGCCGCGCGCAAGGCCGGCCTGCGCTGCGTGCTGTTCTTCATGCCGGGGCACCACGACGAGCCGCAGGGCAACGTCCTGCTCGACTACCTGCTCAAGGCCGAGATCGTCCACAGCGAAGCCGAAAGCGCGGACGCGGTGCTGGCGGAGATGAATGCGTTGGCCGAGAAGGAGAGGCAGCAGGGCCGCAAGCCGTATATCGTGCCGGTCGGCGGCTCGAACGGCGTCGGCACGCTCGGCTACGTCAGCCTGGTGCTCGAGCTCGCCAACCAACTGTTCGAGCGCGGCATCAGTGTCGATCGCGTCTACTTCTCATCGGGTTCCGGCGGCACGCAGGGCGGGCTGCTGCTCGGCAAGCGGCTGTACCACGCCCCCTACCGGCTGATCGGCGTCAGCCCGGGCCGCGACGCGGCCGGTGTCACCGAGAACGTGGTGCGCACCGCCAACGAGGGCGCGCAGGTGCTGGGCGCTCCGACCAAGTTCAGCGCCGCCGACGTCGAGGTGTACGACCAGTTCACCGGCCCGGCCTACGGCGTGCCGACGCCGGAATCGCAAGAAGCGATCCGGCTGTTCGCCGAGACCGAGGGCGTCATCCTCGATCCGGTCTACACGGCCAAGGCCGCCGCCGGCATGATCCACGATATCCGCAGCGGCAAGATCGGCAAGGACGAGACGGTGATGTTCATCCACACCGGCGGCATGCCCGCGCTCTTCGCCTATCACGCAGAGACGATGAGCGCCCTCCGCGCCGGCTAA
- a CDS encoding nuclear transport factor 2 family protein: MPMDDRAAIAETNRNFYRALRGQDMRMLDQVWLHADWVACVHPGAAQVTGWQAVRDSWVRILTRGPLPVLPTQVMIHVERDLAWVTCVENITMPGEPLWQTAAMQATNLFQRNGDEWRMIHHHASPLPNADEAAGRSMN; this comes from the coding sequence ATGCCTATGGATGACCGCGCCGCCATTGCCGAAACCAACCGCAACTTTTACCGCGCTCTGCGCGGCCAGGACATGCGCATGCTGGACCAGGTCTGGTTGCATGCCGACTGGGTCGCCTGCGTCCACCCCGGCGCGGCGCAGGTCACCGGCTGGCAGGCGGTGCGCGACTCCTGGGTGCGCATCCTGACGCGCGGCCCGCTGCCGGTCCTGCCCACGCAGGTTATGATCCACGTCGAGCGCGACCTCGCCTGGGTGACGTGCGTCGAGAACATCACCATGCCGGGCGAACCGCTCTGGCAGACCGCCGCGATGCAGGCCACCAACCTTTTCCAGCGCAACGGCGATGAGTGGCGCATGATCCACCATCACGCGTCGCCTCTCCCCAACGCCGACGAGGCCGCCGGGCGCTCTATGAATTGA